Genomic DNA from Leptospiraceae bacterium:
CCTTTTGAAAGGTGAACTTCTTATCTGTAAGTTTGCAGGTACCGAGGTCCTCTGCCCAAAAAGAAAAGTCTTCAAATTGAGTATTTTTGATCAGGATTTCCGGATAACTGTCACCATCTACATCCAAAAAGATGGGAGGAGTTTCCGCTTGAAGTGTTTTCTTTATTACCTTATCTTTTTCTATTATGAAATAATGCAGGCTGGGTTTGCTACCGTGTTTATTTCCTTCGGACATTAATAAATATAGAAACTCGCCACTTTTCATTTTACGTGCAGTAAATTCGAGAGGCAGGCCGGAGTTTGCTACCTGGTATTCGATTTTCTGGGTTTCCAGATTCTGGAACTCTAAAACTACATCTTTTAAATAGGAATTCTTTAGTTTTCGTTCTTTATAGGTAACCAGGTATTTATTCCAGTGGATTTTTTTGATTTCAGATGAAGGATATAGAGATCCGTGTAGAAGAACCAGAAGAAAAAGGTATGTAAAGATTCTCATAGGGAAATGGAATCACCCATATTACACCCTTTACAAGTAAAAAATTAGAGAAACAACCCTGAGTTTTCAGGGTTATTTTTAATCAAAATAGTCAGATTCCATGTTTCCTTTGGAATGAAATTGATCACTGCTTCCTTTAGAAATATGCTTGGCTTTATTTTTTGAAGCTATCTCAGCGTATTCGATGGTATAGGGAGTCCAGGGTATGGCACGCAAGCGAGCAAGAGGAATTTTTTTGTTAGTTCCTTCGCAGATCCCATAGGTACCATCTTCAATTTTTTGAAGAGCATGTTCTATTTGATTCAGAAGATCTATCTCGTTTTCGGTTAAAACTGAACTCAAAGCTTCTTCATTAATTTCAGAAGCCATGTCTGCCAGGTCTCCCATCTCTTTCATTCCGGAGGGAGAACTTTTGTCTTCCCAGACATTCAACTTTTCCAGAAGAGAAACTTTTTTTTCTAACAGAGCTTCCTTCAGTTCTTTAGTTACTTTTGGATCTAAAGCCTTAGGCATCTTAAACCTTTGTTTCTTTGTGATCTGCGTGTTTTTTACAGAATTTGCAATATTTCTTAGTAATAAGCTTTTCTGATTTCGTCTTTTTATTCTTAGTTTGAAAATAGGTTGATTTGCCGGGTTTCTCGCAGCCAGTACAAGCAAGTTTGATCAGTTCTCTCATAATTTTAGCAATGAAATAGTCTGGCTAGGAAAAGTCAAATAAATAATATTATTTTTTATTCCAAATGGCTGCGAGGATGCTTCCTATTATAGAGTGTATTAAACTGGAAATGGCTCCGGGTACTGCAATTAAAGGCTGGGTAAAATTTTGGTTGGCGAGATGAACGGCTAAACCTGAGTTCTGCATCCCCACTTCAATTGATATGGTTCGAGAGATTATTTTGTCTCGATTTAATACAAAACTTATGAAATATCCACTAACAAAACCAATAGAATGTAGGGTAAATACGGCCAGCAATAAAGAAGGTCCGGATTGTAAGAGGGCCTGAGAGGAAGAACCCAGAATGGAGGCTACTATTAGTACAATAAAAATTACTGCGATAAAAGGAGAGGCTTTGGATAATTTCTCAGCACTACGATGAAAAAATGTGTTTAGAATGATTCCAAGAGATACCGGTATAATCACTACTTCAAATGTACTGATCAAAAGACCCATTGAATTTACCTCTAGAGTAGAGGAAGCAAGAACTGTACTTAAGGTCGGTGTAAGGAAAACAGCTAAGAGTGTGGATAAAGCTGTCATACTGACAGAAAGAGCCACATTTGCTTTTGCTATATAGGAGATTACATTGGAGGCAGTTCCTCCGGGACAGGAACCTACAAGGACCATTCCTACAATAAATTCATCCGGTAATTGAAAGAGCCTGGCAATAAAAAAAGAGGAAAAGGGCATAATACTGTATTGTAAGAAGATGCCCAGCAAAATAGATTTTGGATATTGCAAAACCCTTCGGAAGTCTGCTGTATTTAAGGTAAGACCCATTCCGAGC
This window encodes:
- the rpmG gene encoding 50S ribosomal protein L33, whose protein sequence is MRELIKLACTGCEKPGKSTYFQTKNKKTKSEKLITKKYCKFCKKHADHKETKV
- a CDS encoding TraR/DksA C4-type zinc finger protein, encoding MPKALDPKVTKELKEALLEKKVSLLEKLNVWEDKSSPSGMKEMGDLADMASEINEEALSSVLTENEIDLLNQIEHALQKIEDGTYGICEGTNKKIPLARLRAIPWTPYTIEYAEIASKNKAKHISKGSSDQFHSKGNMESDYFD
- a CDS encoding bile acid:sodium symporter family protein — its product is MNLDNFSHRLTSLFPYILLLASGLSFYRPELFTWFSGIYITLGLGCIMLGMGLTLNTADFRRVLQYPKSILLGIFLQYSIMPFSSFFIARLFQLPDEFIVGMVLVGSCPGGTASNVISYIAKANVALSVSMTALSTLLAVFLTPTLSTVLASSTLEVNSMGLLISTFEVVIIPVSLGIILNTFFHRSAEKLSKASPFIAVIFIVLIVASILGSSSQALLQSGPSLLLAVFTLHSIGFVSGYFISFVLNRDKIISRTISIEVGMQNSGLAVHLANQNFTQPLIAVPGAISSLIHSIIGSILAAIWNKK